The sequence aaaagccaacacaatttcacaaacactttattcctacctacgtaaaaccgactcacgcacaccgcaaatatacggcatccccaaacctcataaaccagattgtccattacgaccaataatgtccacatatgaatcgtttaattacaatcttggtaaatacatagcatgggcattctccaaatatgtaacatcagccagctcattcatcaaagactcttttaatttcaagtctaatctaaatcaacttaatcataaagccttaatggccagtttcgatgttatatccctctttacagaagttccaaccactgaagcctgcaagatagccttagaactctatatccgagaccctccAACTATAGAATtcccagcaaccagttagcaaccctcatagaattcaccacgataaagacaaacttcatgttcaacaaccaaaactatatgcaaacaaatggcctaagcatgggtaacccagtatcaccagttctagccaatatttttatgacacaagttgaaacacaagcaattaacacagcattacatccaccactatactggtacagatatgtagatgacacggttgcgggattcatatctacagaacacatatttaattttttcaatcacattaactctatacatcccaacattaacttcacatgtgaacaaaagaaagcaatcaaatatcatttcttaacctgaaaattacaagaactgacacaattcaaaacagaaatccaccgaaaaatcacccatactggactatacattccttgggactcagcacatgaaacaaaacaaaaactcaacatactaagaaaccaaataaacacagccataaaactatgctcaccagataaaattaacgatgaattagacaaaataaaacaatacttcatcaacatcaataagtttcctccacaaaccgtagaaaacattatacgcacacacctagacagaaagcaaaatcaatcaacaaaagtaaatatatctcacgaatcaaaaaatcacgaaaccatatactgctgcattccatatattcccgacatcagcagacaaataaccaacatttggcaaaaactagaaacaaaatatgacattccagttaataccaaatttattcaaaaaccaggcacaaaactgaggtctatactatgtaaaaactacactgacaaacaccacaccaacattatttataaaatacaatgtgataactgccacgacttctatattggagaaacaagtagaaaaatggaaaccagatttaaagaacataaaaagtcatcttcatacgtttttgaacactgcaagtcaaataaacacaacataaccatagaaaacactcaaatactatataaagaaacaaacataaacaaacgcaaaattaaagaagccttacttatacaacttaaacccaaaataaaccgatATAAAGGTacgcctttatacttatattagtataataaaataaatagaattatatattcaaacatctaataccccctctacatttcgacactcagttacacaacccctttcaaacatgtggtcagcttccggtcagttacctctttctttgtgaacctgacgatgaccgaagaaggtcgaaacgttgttcgctcttctatgtaaaatattttctcaacccaaacgagccgtttttacatataaatttctcaacaacgCATCACTGACTTTTGTATTTCTAGTTTACAGATGATTGATTTATAATGAGTCCGAAACGTTTAATAAACACTTCCAGTAATGTTCACGTTTTGTTTTATCGTACATATTCTATCTGTGTTGTTGCTAAGGGAAATGTAAACTCCCAGTTCATCCTGTCAAATGCATATCAGGAAACGACCGTGAGGCCAAAAGAAAAACTGTGTCGCTGGACAAAAAGACTTCAAAaagttatttcatttcaaaatcaAACAAGTCTCAGAGTAGTAGTACTAAGTAATATATCTAGCGAATGAGTCGAATGCTGAACTTAGAATTCGATTTCTCGAGGATGCggttttaacttaaaaattacagTAAGAAAACTATTTCGTTGGAAATCAAGATCTTTTCAACACATAAAGGAAAATATATCAACCTATCAAGTCACACAGCTTTTGAGAAttcatttaatttaaagaaattggCATGAATGAATGGTAAGTCATTCTTCTAAATCAACACTAGATGCAAAAGAAAAgcattgtttatcaaatatataaacaaacacgcGTAGATGAAAACTATTTCGTTGGAAATCAAGATCTTTTCAACACAAAAATATCAACCTATCTGCTGTCTGGCACTTTGGTTATCAAATATATTACCACTTTGGTTACCATCTAGTGTCTGATAAATATCCATGTGTCATCAAGACAGAGCCTCGTCCATACATTATTTTCCTTATCATaactaattgtttttattttcttcctgAAACCAAACAATGAAACCTATAGCATACATCTATAACTACctcattaaataattttctatttctattgCTAGAATCATCTTTCCcgttatttaaaaaacatatccAGTAGCATTAACAATTCATCCGATGCTATTCATCTGATTAGAAGTTTCATCTTTTATTGTATCTTCTGtcgtttttttttcacagtttggCTTGGTTAGCCTATACACTGTGATCCGTCATATTGAGAGTCTACAAGTTCTAAATAACTCTGAACTAACAACTAACAgaaatgttattgaaatttagcaCCTACATATTTAATAGTAGTATTTATAAGTAGACTTGTGTGTTGTGGAAAATAAAATAGGTTTTTATATGTTAACTTGtcttttgtttggttttggaaAACATCAATATTTCCACAGTTTCAGGATTCCGAATGTTCATTGTATTTATATTGATAACGCGTGTTTATCAGTCAACTAAATTCATTCTGAGATTTTAATAATTTAGCATATGTTATACAATGCCACAAGTGTTGATAATGGGAAAACTTCTGTTcattaaaaacgtatttattcTCACCCTTATCTGTTCTTTGGTTCTTTTCTGTGAAGCAATATAGTGGCATGTGTTAGTTATTCCCTTAGgtaataagtttgttgttttttaatttatattttccttaAGTTTAGCTTCGAAGCAAAAAGTTActgaagtaaataaattataacttcttcCTCGTTCTAGTTGTTCCTGAAACCTAGCATCCTAATTAGCCATTAATCACGTTCTTTGTTGGAAAGGTAATACGTGATATATTAAGGGAGAAGGATCTCTTTCTTTGTTGGAGAATCGCATACGAACTTAGTTAAAACGGTTATTTCACCAACATTTTACCGGTATCCACAGATGGTTCTCCCCTCTATTACAAACCGTATCAACACTTGGTTTGTAGCGGTGTGGACTTACCACTTGGGCGTGAAATGACCATTTTTGGTTTTTATACAAGCTCTTGCTCGTgtagtgttgttttttaagtattgTGAAAGTAGTTTCTAACACTGTATGTTTGGTTGAATTCAGTAACTTGTGAGTTGTTATCACTGCACATAAGCAAACAGCATTCATCAAACTGTATTTCATTGAAAAGATGTacatttgataaattaataatttaaaagttccATTAATTTCATCCTTGATCATAGGTTACTCCTCTgattatttttctaaactttcttcCTACGTTTATACTTTTTCTGACAAAAACTGCTAAAAAAATAATATCGCAGATCGAAAGGGTCATTTTTCTGTACCATGACGTACTATGATTGCCAACGGCAAGATCAGACCGAAACAATGAGTAAGTTACAGAATGAGTACTGCTTAAGCAATACGAACTTTCATCTTatccttaattaaaaaaaaaaaaaaaccgtgaAAGACAATTTTTACACATCAATAAATACTTACAGTAGTACATAATTAATTACGTATAATTCTTGTTCATTCTTGTCGGTCGATACTAAGAGATCCAGCAAgcttgaaattattatttgtattacagAATACTTTTTAATCTAACATTACCAGATAAAACTTGGATGGTTATAGTTATAGAGATCGAAGGTTCGAATTCCGTAACCGTTTATGCTCACAATTTCAGTTGTGGTCACGTTGCAATGTAACTGTGTGTTAGTAGAACAGTGGGCGGTGGGTGCACCTATTTTCGCTGTATtctatcagttctaaattaggaaaGTCTAGTGCAGATCGCCTTGGTAAAGCTTTCGCAAAATCCAACAAACGAAACGAATGCAGTTAAAAGAATTAGAATTATTGGTAACGAACGAGCTGTTGTTATGTGTTTAACCAACTTTAAAGAAACATAGCAGTATAATATTAGCTAGCTGGCTTATTcatttatcatatatatttagCTGTGAATTCAAAATTTACGGTAATTGTAAGTCTCTGAGAAGCACTTATCAGTATTTCATACCTACACACCATATTACATAAATTTTGCAACTTTTAACACCATAGTTAACAATATCAACACTAGATGCCACCACATCTGTAACTAGGCTGCTACAAAGCTAAAGatcaatgatatattttttgttttattacagaaaatgctcatttaaactataaaactacgtaccaaatgttttaataattttggtaAAGGTTTTGCGCTAAAGGTTTTTTTTGCCCTTAGATTTCATAACCTCGAAATCGGGTCTCGCTCAGAAAACCCGCAACCCTTGAAGgaaatatgaaacttttttttaactttatttaccaGCTACGCCtttagtaaaagtaaaaatagtttCAAGATAATTTATCCCTTCATCAATGACTTAGCATTAAATATGATGATTCAtaacgctaactcttgggcttcaaTTTCCAGATGTTTTTGTTCTTCCCTACTTATGTTTTGCGAGATATGTGGATAGGTATAATCTCACAGACATATACTATCTAATAGATATAACATGGAATATCCCTCATTGCCTTGACTTCTAGAATACTCCATAAATTTATAGTTGATTAGTTGAGATTCTAGAATGCTAGTGGCTTCATTCCCTGGCGGAACTCATTTCAGTTAGTTTTCTactgtatgtttataaatttacttcattACGTTTTCTTTTATCAGAAAACTACGGAACTCTTTTAAGGaagtcacaaataaaatattttttaggatTGAATGCGAGTTTAATGAATcgatttataaaatacttttagttCATAGATTATCTTTAAAAATCGTAGTTACCAGTGTATGAAATCTGAGTACAATAGAGTATAGTTAGTTAACCCTTATATTAAGTTGCTATGGACATTAACAGAACCTCTAGGTTAATTATCACACTGGCGCCGATTGCttactttttaataaatgtgtgtgtgtatgtatatttatgaaTAGAGCGACACCTTTTGCTTGAGAAGGTTTAATACTATCTATATTATTTAAGTATAAGTATTTGACCACAGTACATTATATTTGTGATTACAGTACTTGTACTCGTGACCACAGTACTCTATACTCATAATTATAGTACTTACTCTTGAGTTCAGTGCTCTATAGGCTTGACTACAGCACATTATACCCTTGACTACAATGCTTTAATTAAGACGTATGCTTTACACTTGTTCCTAATTGTTTGGAACTTTCCTGCTGCAATAACATATTTTACCGCAGTCGTTCTTATTCTCTATTTATTAAACCCTGTTTCCAGATAGAGCATATACTTACCGAAACATTATACAGCTCGAACAAGTTAAAATGTGGAACTGAAGACTTCCTACACCCTATCTATATAAAGCGCAATAGTCTATATCTGCCTGTTTGTCCGTTATCTAACTACTTTAAGGTCACTGGACAAATGCTATccaaactttgtgggatgatGGTTTGGAACAAAGAGCGTGTTAAAGGGTGTTCACAACTTCTCTTCACCACCTCCATTATCGCTGTTATTAAGCATATATTatctttaattacatttatagatGGAGCCACATACTTactgcaaaaacaaaaaattacatttttatgacaACATACACAtagtgtatgtttatttgtttttctttgcttttttaatttcgcgcaaagctacacgagaactatctgcgctagccgtccttaatttagtagtgtaagactagagggaaggcagcaactcatcactacccaccgtcaactcttgggctactcttttactaccgaatagtgggattgactgtcacattataacgctcccacggctgaaagggcgagcatgtttggttaaacggggattcgaacccgcgaccctcagattacgagtcgaacgccttaaccaacctggccatgccgggcccatagtACATGTGAAACACACAAACGTCTTGTATATCTCTATAGAGACATGCAATGAAAAAAACGATCGCCACTGTTGCAATAATACATAACCTCAACTGAAGCTTCTATACCACGAGGCTGATGTGAAGATTTGCTTCTTGTCTAATTTGACCTGTGAGACACTTTTGAGGCCAATAGctgtcaattaattaatcacgtaAAACACTGTGAAAAGACATTAAGAGCTGGATACTGAAAGAGGGTAACAGAAAGTACCACTACTTTTCgatacctcttcctacaaagatACCTAACCATCACACAGTGTATGCCAAGTTTTAAGTATATATACAGTTCTTAAATCTTATACAAAACGTTTGGTGGGGCaataatgaatattgtaataatatattataaataaactgtgtgaGTTAGGATTTTCtgctatttataatattttcaattcaCATATTTACTTAAATTCATAACCCGGACAAAGAACGGGTACCTCAGCTTCTTTACTGTAATAGAAATCTAGCCAGCGAAAGTTTCATGTACTTTCAAACTTTCACTGCAACTCTTAAAGGAAAGAATGTTCTTGGTTTACTCGGACCTTTAATCTCCCGCGAGATCAAGAATGATGGATcagttatttttgtaacattctaAACTCAAGATGAGTCTTCCTATCAGAAATATTTTCAATCACGATAACTCACTCTGAAAGCAGAAGAAATCCATTTTAAGCGCTGCTTAAGAGAAACAGCGGAAAGTAAGAAACTGAAAAGATCTTCAGTGAAACAAGTGAAAACGAAAACTATGTTTgtctataaataaaactgttaacgtTTAGATGTTCTCtagcaaaatatttttctctgtgaCCTGTCGTTGTTAAGACATTGATGCCCAGGATATCCTGTTGACGTTCAGGAATGTTGCTCTAAATCGAAGGAAATGGACATTTATAATACTTTAGGAAAACATCAGGACAGTTTTGATGTCATACTTTTAATCAGACTGTCTGAACAAAGTGTTAAGTAGATACACGTAGACTCTAAGCCTGCTGGAGATGTCGAGAGAGATGAATACAAATACGTAATTAGGTGGAACTATATGTATCTTCTACAGATGTTTTATCTTACTGGGTGTATCTGCTACAGATATGATAACTTACTGGGTTTATCTATTACAAATATGATAACTTACTGGGTTTATCTGCTACAGATATGATAAGTCACTGGATTAATCTACTACAGATATGATAAGTCACTGGATTTATCTACTACAGATATGATAACTTACTAGATTTATCTAATACAGATATGATAAGTCACTGGATTAATCTACTACAGATATGATAAGTCACTGGATTTATCTACTACAGATATGATAACTTACTAGATTTATCTAATACAGATATGATAACTTACTGGATTTCTCTACTACAGATATGATAACTCACTGGATTTATCTACTACAGATATGATAACTTACTTGATTTATCTACTATAGATATGACAACTCGCTGGATTTATATACTACAGATATGATAACTCACTGGATTTCTCTACTACAGATATGATAACTCACTGGATTTATCTACTACAGATATGATAACTTACTTGATTTATCTACTATAGATATGACAACTCACTGGATTTATATACTACAGATATGATAACTCACTGGATTTCTCTACTACAGATATGATAACTTACTAGATTTATCTACTACAGATATGATAAGTTACTGGATTTCTCTACTACAGATATGATAACTCACTGGATTTATCTACTACAGATATGATAACTTACTGGATTTATCTACTATAGATATGACAACTCACTGGATTTATATACTACAAATATGATAACTTCCTGGGTTTATCTACTACAGATATGTTATGTTACTGGGTTTATCTATTAGGTATATAATAAGTTACTAGATTTATCTACAACAGATTGGTAACTTACTGGGTTCATATACTTTAGATATGATAAGTTACTGAGTTTACATACTATAGACATGATAACTTATtagagtttgttgttttttttctaattttgcgcaaaggtacacgaggactatctgggctaaccgtccgtaatttagcagtgtaagactagggggtaggcagctaatcatttccactcaccgccgactcttgggctagtgttttaccaacgaatagtgggattgaccgtcacattataacgccctcacagctgaaagagcgaacatgtttggtgcgacgaagattcgaactcgcgatcttcagagtacgagtcgaacgcctcaacccacctggccacgccgggcatTTTAGATTAATCTACTGCAAATACGATAATTTTTGCTTATCACTTTGTCACGCCCAGTCCATTAAAACCATCTAATAAgacatatttttaagtaaaaacttCTATTTTACAAGGAACCGAGaaatattcaatttattatttttatgacagGTGCGTAGTTTTAAAAGCAATACCCTTTCATTTTTCTCATCATCTTTGATTCGCTTATGACATTTGTGACGCCTCATCGAAATATAAAGTCATCCTTTAAAAATTGTCACCAGTCGTCTGAAAATATCAGATCAATCGATTGGAAAGTTTGATAAGACCGATGATGTGATGAATCCACCACGCTCatggtattaaagttttaatctgtttttttgttttttttatgcttCTGTTAGATAAATGAAAATGTTGCTGACGGTTTCAAACTGTCGACATTATGATTAGGCCTAGCAAATACCGGTATATATAATGAAGTTTGTAGAAACAAGAAGGGAATCGGATTAATCACTTATCTTTGTGTTTCTTATGTTAAAacagtaatgtttatttattatttctaggGTAGTTTATAATCTATAAAACCAAGTACGTTCAACTTCACTCATTTACAGCTACAGTCTACAgaaatttaaatactgttttcaaaatattagtaGCTTTTAAAATTTGGAGAATTGATATcgataaataacaataaaattcacAAATGTCACTATTAAATACTCTTTTATTTATGTCTGTCAGTTAAAGGTGTTTTTTCACAAGAAGCACGTGACATTATCAAAGTGATTGTAATACAACatatagaaagaaaaacagtgaGTTCAGTTTCAAGTATCCCACTTACGTCGGCCTGGCAAGGCACTCGATtggtaatctaagggtcgcgggttcaaattccggtcacatgctcgccttttcagccgtggaaacgttataatgtgacggtcagtcccactattcattgataaaatagtagcccaacagttggcggtgggtggtgatgactagctgccttctctctagtcttacactgctaaattagggacgcctagcgcagatagccctcgagtagctttacgcgaaatttaaaagcaatcaaacaataaaacagatttcttttctttcttcttacAAGTAATGAACCGCTGGACCAATTATCACCAAACTTGGCGCGTATTTTTTCCTCCTAAACTGAATGAATAGAGGTTTAAGTTCGGTTCTGAACTCCCACCCCATGTCATCCTGCAAGCCTAAATTATTTTTGTGGTATTGTGTGTGGGGATGAATGTAACTCGCCAGTTGTTCCAAAACCAATAacccaaaaatgtatttttcgaAATACCAAAACATGATCAGTTTGTACAACACTTGTATACAAACTCTGTACAGCctggaacattaatactaaaAATACGTGTTCAAGTGGGAATACATTGATTTTATAGTATAGTTTACAACGTGTACACACTTGAAAGGGTTGATATATTTCCTAATAACACAACAATTTTCCTATCGGTTATTTTCATACAGTTTTTCCCCCCTAATAGAGATTGTGTTATGTTTAAAGTCACATGTTGTTTACTAAGCAGGAAGTTGGAATAGTGTGCATATCTAGTTCCATTAAAGAAGATAATTTCCACCACCAAGAAGGTCTTTGAGAGGGTATGGCATGCAGACTTATGGGCAACCATGAGAAAGTACATCTTGTGCgagtcattaaacatttttatgacaagACCATATATGAAATCCTCATACAAGGCAGCTAAGGGAACTGGTTTGAAACAACGATTGGAGTTCTACAAGGATGTCTACTGTCAGCTATCTTCTTTAACATCTTTCTAATAAGTATTATGACCGATGCCTTGAGAGATTATAAATGTTCTCTCACTACTGAAGGCAAGACAACCACAAACCTGAATTTTGCAAATGACATTGATGGTTTAGTAGAAGAAGAGCAAGAACTAGCCAGATGGTTGGAATGTTTTCAAAACATCTAAAAGTTACGACATGGAGATCAGTTTTGGGGATACTAAACTGATGACCAGTTACATCAACGTCATCAACATTTACATCAATGCATATGGACAAATATTTATTACGAGTGTTGCGATGTATAGGTAGACATACTGTGTTCATCGATTGATCTAGAATGGAACCAGACAAGtttctattaaatgtttaatagttTTTACTAGTTAAAAATGAGTTGTACTTCCCTTTAAGAAATCCAGGCAGTGCAGCATTGTTGTAATATGGCAATACTGTTAAAATAGCTGTATAGTAGTAATCCATCATACCtaacgatttttttattttgttttgaatttcgcgtaaagctactcgagggctatttgcgctagccgtccctaatttagcagtgtaagactagagggaaggtagctaatcatcaccacccaccgcccactcttgggctactcttttacaaacgaatagtgggattaaccgtgacattataacgtcccacggctgaaaggacgagcatgtttggtgtgaccgcgATTCGAACACGCGAATACTGTAGTTAACGTACCCGGTATACATCTAATCTGCGTCATCAGCAGCACTTTCCTCTAAAagctgaagaaataagattatatattaaaacaacatgctttatgaggtttatgagatttacgtttaatatgacaatgtcaaggtattgtgttaagattaattttgttATGATGAGTCacggaaatatgttatggagtttatatttgattttgtacaagtctaaattttttttaaaatacataacatgtattacttcaacatgttcaagacatagtcttatttcaatttatcttgaaatgttaaatttgaaaaatggaattcttcaaacttttccatatttaaaaatgatacaaaaacatctacagaatgatttACCAggttttaaacttggaatatactctatttgggatagatctgtccactgtctagactaagaaatcaaggtttcactgactttcaggtgccacaaatgcaaaacacgctcatgaatgtaaaatgtgtatgtctagttacattcttcagaaacttgtactttttaaattattataatatactaattattgtttatcgctttatactgcacacatacctttaagtttattCTTTTCGTGATGGGAAGgaatggcttcagaggggtggaacctgtaccctgcaggctgagatcagtcctcagctctacaagaggaaagatggtggggacgatcctgtctactgccgatgtttttttcagtctcaacctgcctggcttgaatgaaatccacggaatccaaaacagtgggatccgacacaaaacatgggCATTTAAAGTGATCTTAACAAAGCTTTTCATGGTGTGAATGAGTCCAGTTCTTCccattgaccatccgcaccctcTGTCGCCatcttgccggttccttctccttgcacggaaacgaaaagaagcttttgcccgatgccgaaccgtttatacaaccataagcaacgcaataaaccatgttatcataaaacaaacataaagtagcaatatcaagacaaaaaatagtctcacaaagtatgtaatccgaaaaaagcaccgatagatttacataaaacaccagcactgaaatgaacaaaatggtcggcacgcaacgaagcgtgtttggcaactattatgtcatagttgtaaaacgtcacggaaacagccgaacacCAGGAGAACTTCAGTTCGAAGACCcgcatgttttgtttcattttttactcaaaaactagtgtttagaaatatggcaaccacacaggaattatacctaaccaaagtacagtttctaaggcaattattaaatttgttgaaaatttgtttttaacagacattaaaattactgtttgtCCTGAACACGTGCATACACTTCAGTTCAATGAATGCAGAAAAGATAGATATAAACGCATCTTATACCCTTgcgcaaattaattgaaacaaatggtgattttacaatattttcagcatggcggccggtgtagacTCACTAAACCCGCTGAAtttctttaatagtcattttttcacacaaacaGCGTCActgctgtgttttgcagtacggtcgatttatttttgggatatatgacgaaattttgaggaatattacgtcattcgaaattgcgttagaaggatttgtctgtttgtttttgaatttcgcacaaagctactcgagggctatctgtgctagccgtccccaatttagcagtgtaagacaagagggaaggcagctagtcatcaccacacaccgccaactcttgagctactcttttaccaacgaatagtgggattgaccgtcacattataatgcccccacggctgaaaaggcgagcatgtttggcgcgagggggatgcgaacccgcgaccctcagattacgcttactagttgaagtttaacgtcactgaacgtcaataacgagtatgccccccgtgagcatcaataactg comes from Tachypleus tridentatus isolate NWPU-2018 chromosome 12, ASM421037v1, whole genome shotgun sequence and encodes:
- the LOC143233479 gene encoding uncharacterized protein LOC143233479, whose amino-acid sequence is MGRTGLIHTMKSFVKITLNAHVLCRIPLFWIPWISFKPGRLRLKKTSAVDRIVPTIFPLVELRTDLSLQGTGSTPLKPFLPITKRINLKLLEESAADDAD